In the genome of Primulina tabacum isolate GXHZ01 chromosome 13, ASM2559414v2, whole genome shotgun sequence, the window GGAGAGCTTGCATAGGAATGCGATTAGATTCTatcttttagaaattatgattgtctgatattattcgagatcATAATTTACCAATTGGGCCCTACGTGCCCACTAAAGAAATACGATTTTCCTGCCCACTAAAAAAAacgattttcctttttcatcaaaGGGTGATGGAAATATCAAAATAATGGgaggaaaatttataaaataaaaatccttatttttatcttaaaattattataaaataatcaGTAACAATTCTCTGTTTTCATTTTTCAGTATATTTGCGATGAATTCTCCGTAACCCACTATAATGCCTGGTTTCGAAATTTAAAGATTGTTTGAACTCGGAAAGGATTGTGTATGTGCTTGATAAAAAGCCACCAGAAAAAGCACCTTCAGACGTCATTAAGACTGAATTGGATTGTAGAGGCCCtgtaacttcttgcttgaaaatttgcggaaaattaaaaattttctttttaaaagaacttaaatggcctcattcataaaatcactggtgaatcaagttcaatatgtcaaaatattgcagcggaaggaaATAAAGTcacaaatcacaatttaaaaatatccaacgactgataaaatgtttgcggaaaataacaactgctgctctgaggtcctcgggtgtcactactgccgacccaagctggctcactggtccccgccctcggccctggcctcatcagtacctacaacaatcaagtctagtgagcctaaagactcagcatgcatatatcgcaggtaacgagtaaaaatctgaattaaaatatgcatgagttaacatatcctgtcctgaggcatgctgaaaataatctgtacttaacaattataatacgtgcataactgaactaataatcacagtaaaaaaaaatgtttgctccttggagcctgtactgaaataactgataaaattttcggttgagattatgttttacgcctgtggcccttgcactaagctgaactgatcggtaactggctaccggggaggctgaaactgaactgagctggccggtcactggcgaccgggtggtaccatactgaactgatcggtcactggcgaccgtataaaataacactcccacatagtgaatgaaccacaagccatatcgcataaatctcaaaaataatcattttctatttaatgcacgtaaaataattaactggcataataaAAATGTCCCGTAagtttaccaactggattggattggatcgtccccaggctcgctgcaacctaactgtgccatgaaaaatatgcaatagcttaaacttgaccaactatgcaatttagttcaaaagatgcgactatgatgcctaatgacttcgtatttaatcatgactccgagccaacctgaaccgacactgaaccgacgtatagtcatgattaaaatacgctaaaaaaatcataaaatgatgctcctaaaatgatagggtcgaaatctggGTGGAATGGatgccaaaacacgaaacgctctttcgacagtcaatttggcacatctcaccgtaaattcttgtacgacctcaaaaatgatccaaatgacaaacggtcaaaaacatgaccttcataactcaatgaggcactgttcagtccaaggccatgggctaaaagccaaccaagaactcgaacgagccaccgaactgacacaacaacttgctgtaattttccagcaactgtacaatcgtgtaagttgtgttgttttcgagactaccggccattgtgGCGTGAATCACTGactagagactcttaccaacatcccaaggagtgatttgaaccatagctaagggctctaggccagccacaatccgcgtcacaccaaaactcaaccgaaactccaaccgagaaccaacgtgcatgcgtgtgtagtgttttgcttagatcgatgtcttgcgtcgttccagtggccatttgattgaccatggcacgatctagacatataggagtatggtatgaaccgtggctatgggccataggccaaccaagagccataccaagcaaccaaaaattgaaaccatatgctgaaccaatgaagaagccgaatggggaaaggggctgttcttgttgatttgattaaaaccgatgatccatggaccaagccaccaaaagggcgacttagtcatgtcttagacatgctaggggagttatccaaccatggctataggcccttggggcagccaagatcagatccttcctccttgacaaccaaactgaattttcgaactcaaaaagggacacaaatggtgttgctgtcatttcttgctttccagcgagcataggctgaaaccgatggacaaatgtggtcctaatgcatcctattgcATGTATATAagttgccttgggagcctggagtcgaaccaatcacctgaaactcacaaaccaagaaaaacgtgaagcttgccaaggaaaatcgaaaattctgcatgtgttgtttcaaaatgttttgacatgtatctcggtttttgcttgaataaacatgatcatgtactgaaaaataaatgataatatgacttgattgaggtttgaaagaaatctagacatgcctggttatcgtttgaaatgaaaacgaaaagaagagacgagacggcgcggaggagacggagcgctttcttgtctacctttcttgctctcgattttttttttttctttctttccctctagctaagactcacgatttttttcacacaaatggggctctgaatggtgctgaattcggtggtgagggagggagaaaatggtgggggagtgagataagatgggttcaaaatataaggaagaatcaagaccaagtccactctccttttgaaatttgaattattgtttgatatcaagtctacttggggatgaggtggccgaatttaTGCATGGTAGTCTAGGTTAGAATGaggttaattaataatttaatggtgCTCCCAAACAAAAAGAATTATCCTCCTAATTAAATACCAAGAAGGGGTCaaaggtgatgagttggcaaatgaatcttctagcaactaagggtggccgaaaatgcataataaaataaaggagaaatgttgtttatttactaaattaataactcttaaaagcctcactaatcccttaaataatttagtgaataaaaccattaattatgcaacttaaatgagcttatttcttaatcacctcaagcaacttaaattaattcctcaaacctcctttttaacttaaatgaacttacttgctagctaaattaacttctggaaatatttctcgaatcttaaattctatctcaaaactccaacttccagtccggcctcactgaaataactgaaatgctaaaaatcaaactactgaactgaaataataaaataattaacttcaaagaaatgcatttaaaataatcatgcaatgaagtcaattaaatttaaaaatctagaattatgcatggcttatacgtagactgatttacgggttctacaatccttctccccttaaaataaatttcgtcctcgaaattagaactcaccgaataactcggggtatcgatctctcatctccggctcagactcccacgtagcttcctcctcagaatggttgagccatttgactttgactcgcttaacaagcttgttccgaagtttcttctcctgtctgtctaggatctgcactggtctctcctcataagacaggttcggattAAGTTGCAActggctcaaagttcagcacatgcgaagggtttgccatgtacttcctcagcatggagacgtgaaagacattgtgtactccggccagattcggcggaagagccacacgataagcaagcgtcccaactctgtcaaggatctcaaacggtccaatgaatctcggactgagcttccctttcttcccaaatctcatgacacccttcataggtgccactttcacgaagacatgatcgcccactgcaaactctaagtctctcctccgctgatcggcataactcttctgtcggctctgagcagtcctcatcctatcacggatcttgactactacatttgctgcctgctgaacaatctctggacccaactctgctctctctcctacttcatcccaatgaacaggagatctacacttgcggccatacagtgcttcatacggagccatacctatagacgactggaaactgttgttataggtgaactctaacAATGGTAAGTTcgtctcccaactccctgagaaattgatgacgcaagcgcgaagaagatcctccaaaatctgaataactcgctccgactgcccatctgtctgtggatggaaagctgtgctaaacagcaacttcgtacccatagtcgaatgcaaactcttccaaaatgaggaagtgaatctgggatctctgtcggatacgatcaaaactggaataccatggagtcggactctctctcggatatacagctttgcatactgaatcatggtgaaagtcgtcttaataggcaagaagtgcgctgatttggtaagacgatctacaatcacccaaatagcattcgatcccctggctgacttcggcaatccggtcacaaaatccatggtaatgttctcccacttccactcaggaataggaagaggcttgagcaaacctgctggtctctgatgctcggccttcactaactgacaggtcagacactcggacacaaaccgtctgatgtccttcttcatccctggccaccaatacaatagctgcagatctttgtacatcttcgtactcctagggtgaatggagtacggggacgtatgggcctctgataagatgtctgctcggatagaatcactgctaggaacccatatcctatctcgatatctcacaataccgtcgctgactgaatacaaaacactgcccttggcttcatctctcttcttccactgtgccaactgctcatctgcggcctgaccactgcgaatacggtccaaaagggaagactgaatggtcaaggtagatagactgaggaactctacctcgagggtaagtctcaagatcaaacctctgcatggATAAACTTGAGAAATGGTGggaccatgatcttcaagctaaaaGCTACATGTTAGCTTCTATGTCGAATGAACTGCAGAGGAGGTTCGACGAGGCGGTGAAAGTTGCTGACATTCACCTTCATCTGAAAGAGTTGTATGGTGTACAAACTCGCTCAGAAAAGCATGCTACAGTTAAAGAGCTCATGATTACATGCCTGCAAGCTGGGatttcggtccatgagcattgTGTTAGGATGATTGGGCACGTTGAGAGATTGGTGGGACTCGACAtggttattcctagtgagcATTCGATTGATATTATCTTTTTGTCACTGCCCCCATCGTTCGATGGATTTGTggtcaattttaatatgaagAAGCTTGAGGCCACCCTTGAAGAGTTCGTCAACATATTTACTACTTATGAGGCGACAATCAAGAAGAAAAAGCATGTTCTTCTAGTGGGATCGTCGTCCGGTACGAAAAAAGAGCTCAAAATGAAGGGAAAAAGTGTCATCtcccaccaaaaaaaaaaaagcctaACAAGAAGTCATACAAGATACTCACTGCCAGGGTCACAAAGCCCGACAACTTAGAGCATATATGTTTCCACTGCAACAAGCATAGATATTGGAGGCTTAACTGCATGgagtatcttgcccagaagcgtTCTGGCCATGATAAGTGTAATGTTTGAAATAAATAtcacaagttgttgatttagtaatgtgatattactaaataattaacgatttttaaagagaaaaatatgatatattttggtcatatgaagtccgaatgatttgaaatttggatataacgtagaaaactgaaagatatagaagtttcatgttttgagttttggaaaatttgatcgtttgactggtctAAAGGGATATACCgttgttaaaatgttaaatattaaatgttatattatatatatatataaaatattaaaatttgaggCGGTGATTTCATTTCACATGAAATGAAATGAATCACAATTTGTGTACAGTGAACGAGAGGTGAGAGAAACGGAGACAgaagattttttagattttcttttcgatcgtgcgacttatcggtttatccaatcgatgaatcgacttcagttctggaatCGTTGACatgaggtcttcgatttgaggtataaattttatagttttggtgatgtttgaaattcgtcgatttctggaataaatctgataaattgttaaatcatactgaaattgaagattgttgaatagtgtatgattttaacgaagtagagaagattattgtgttgttgttttgaattattcctaatttgttttaattagggatttttaatcgttgggctgagattggagagttgtttgtcagttattattaattctgattatatattcggagtctacgaagtataggctacacgttgatataaagttttcgtaatttgacggatgttgtaaaatagcctattatttgaagttaattaattagtgTGTATTTGAttgtagtattgtgaattaaatacaccagaatattaaattgttgagcgataataatttataatcgagttttatattttgttgaattaattgttgttgggctatttgatgatATATATTGAGGCTATTATGATtatgttgatacggtgacaataatctaataattgttgttgaattatttagatacatcacaagcctcagaATCAAAGAAGTAGccagatttgatatatatactcgattatcaggtacgtgttgacgtacgagtatatgttgttattgttcagtattgatgaatactattgtgttgaacgatgataaatcaccggaattgggcgatttgatattatatttgttgttgtttattattgttgatattgttgactatcgttgttgggagacgtctccttgatgttgt includes:
- the LOC142521924 gene encoding uncharacterized protein LOC142521924, with amino-acid sequence MDKLEKWWDHDLQAKSYMLASMSNELQRRFDEAVKVADIHLHLKELYGVQTRSEKHATVKELMITCLQAGISVHEHCVRMIGHVERLVGLDMVIPSEHSIDIIFLSLPPSFDGFVVNFNMKKLEATLEEFVNIFTTYEATIKKKKHVLLVGSSSVMVAREQVHPHEETEEVDSGFG